A genomic window from Mesorhizobium sp. 131-2-1 includes:
- a CDS encoding methylmalonyl-CoA mutase subunit beta: MGAGALTREVDLQNADRQRWLTLAEKALAGGSFEERLVSHSDDGIRIEPLYERSVTAEPLVRANPGASWIVSQRVDDPDVARAKAQALEDVAQGATGLSLVFEGAPNAFGYGLPRTAEALETVLDGVPLNRVQVRIDAHPWSRAVADWLVAFLGKRRSDPTKLNLSFGIDPAAIFAGTGRLRMSIEALQESMPQSMAHFFSMGVPGVLLEADGRVFHNAGATEAQELGTMLASAVSYLRMFEKARQPLVYAAPHIGFALSVDQDQLLSMAKVRALRRLWARIQEVCSIPASTASIHAETSYRMMTTADPETNILRTAIACFAAAAGGADSISILPHTIAHGLPAGFARRVARNAQLIMAHESHVDHVADPASGSGAVEALTNDLCATAWEELQRIEAEGGVLASLQQGYIQNRVQTAAAKRNAEYRTGSRAIIGTTLFRAGSERQVETLPAERRPALTEGVAVCEPLFPVRIDQSIGAGA; this comes from the coding sequence ATGGGCGCCGGCGCCTTGACCAGGGAAGTCGACCTTCAGAACGCTGACCGCCAGCGCTGGCTGACGCTTGCCGAAAAGGCGCTGGCCGGAGGCTCCTTCGAGGAGCGGCTCGTTTCCCACAGCGACGACGGCATCCGCATCGAGCCGCTCTATGAGCGTTCGGTCACCGCCGAACCGCTGGTCAGGGCAAATCCCGGAGCGTCATGGATCGTCAGCCAGCGTGTCGACGATCCGGATGTCGCCCGCGCCAAGGCGCAGGCGCTGGAGGATGTCGCGCAGGGCGCCACCGGCCTGTCGCTGGTCTTCGAGGGCGCGCCGAACGCTTTCGGCTACGGCCTGCCACGGACGGCCGAGGCGCTGGAGACGGTGCTCGACGGCGTGCCGCTCAATCGCGTCCAGGTCCGCATAGACGCCCATCCCTGGAGCCGCGCGGTGGCCGACTGGCTGGTGGCGTTCCTCGGCAAGCGCCGCTCCGATCCGACCAAGCTCAACCTCTCGTTCGGCATCGATCCGGCGGCGATCTTCGCCGGCACCGGCCGGCTGCGCATGTCGATCGAAGCGCTGCAGGAATCGATGCCGCAATCGATGGCGCATTTCTTCTCAATGGGCGTGCCGGGCGTGCTGCTCGAGGCCGACGGGCGCGTCTTCCACAATGCCGGCGCCACCGAGGCGCAGGAGCTCGGCACGATGCTCGCCTCCGCGGTCTCCTATCTCAGGATGTTCGAGAAGGCGCGGCAGCCGCTGGTCTATGCCGCGCCCCATATCGGCTTCGCGCTCAGCGTCGACCAGGACCAGTTGCTGTCGATGGCCAAGGTGCGGGCGCTGCGCCGGCTGTGGGCCCGCATCCAGGAAGTCTGCTCGATCCCGGCCTCGACCGCCAGCATCCATGCCGAGACATCCTATCGCATGATGACGACGGCGGACCCGGAAACCAACATATTGCGCACGGCGATCGCCTGTTTCGCGGCCGCCGCCGGCGGGGCCGATTCGATCTCCATCCTGCCGCACACCATCGCGCACGGGCTGCCGGCCGGCTTTGCCCGCCGCGTCGCCCGCAACGCCCAGCTGATCATGGCGCATGAAAGCCATGTCGATCATGTCGCCGATCCCGCCAGCGGCTCGGGCGCGGTCGAGGCGCTGACCAATGATCTCTGCGCGACAGCGTGGGAGGAACTCCAGCGCATCGAGGCCGAGGGCGGCGTGCTGGCGAGCCTGCAGCAAGGATATATCCAGAACCGCGTGCAGACGGCCGCGGCGAAGCGCAATGCCGAGTACCGGACAGGCTCGCGCGCGATCATCGGCACCACGCTGTTCCGCGCCGGCAGCGAGCGCCAGGTCGAGACCCTGCCGGCGGAGCGGCGGCCGGCGCTGACGGAGGGCGTCGCTGTGTGTGAGCCGCTGTTTCCGGTGCGCATCGACCAGTCGATCGGAGCCGGCGCATGA
- a CDS encoding TIGR03808 family TAT-translocated repetitive protein, which translates to MLDRRTLLAQTAGFAVAGLCLGKASAKVLPGIEKASMRGSINAAELGVQPGALDDQSKAFAKLLNDASERDAPVFLPQGTYVVSNLKLPARLRLSGVPGATRIVYGGNGHLMMAEQAEHIELSGLVLDGSNRWLADYTQGLLDLRRVAHLVVDNCQVTGSGKNGLALQHVSGRVERSDISGAADAGIYSVEAGGLEISGNTVSDCANGGILVHRWQQAEDGTIVSGNRVERIGARSGGTGQNGNGINAFRAGNVVISGNIVSDCAFSAIRANSSSNLQVTGNTCSRSGETALYSEFSFEGVIIGNNIIDGAANGISIVNFNEGGRMGVCSNNIVRNLSTVGPYPADAPGFGVGISVEADTTVSANVVENAPLYGMQIGWGPYLRNVVATGNIIRKAGTGIAVSVVEGAGTAIISDNVIDGALNGAIIGQRWAEPATGDLAQSTSTGHGHLAVERNHVS; encoded by the coding sequence ATGTTGGACAGACGAACGCTGCTTGCCCAGACCGCCGGCTTTGCCGTGGCCGGCCTTTGCCTCGGCAAGGCCTCGGCGAAGGTGCTGCCGGGAATCGAGAAGGCCTCGATGCGCGGCTCGATCAACGCTGCCGAGCTTGGCGTGCAGCCGGGCGCGCTCGACGACCAGAGCAAAGCCTTCGCCAAGCTTCTCAACGATGCCAGCGAGCGCGACGCGCCTGTGTTCTTGCCGCAGGGCACCTATGTCGTCTCCAATCTCAAGCTGCCGGCGCGACTGCGCCTGTCCGGCGTGCCGGGCGCCACGCGCATCGTCTATGGCGGCAACGGCCACTTGATGATGGCCGAGCAGGCCGAGCATATCGAGCTCAGCGGGCTGGTGCTCGACGGCTCGAACCGCTGGCTGGCCGATTACACGCAAGGACTGCTCGACTTGCGCCGCGTCGCCCACCTCGTCGTCGACAATTGCCAGGTCACTGGCAGCGGCAAGAACGGACTGGCGCTGCAGCATGTTTCGGGCCGGGTCGAGCGCTCCGACATTTCCGGCGCGGCCGATGCCGGCATCTATTCGGTCGAGGCCGGCGGGCTGGAGATCTCCGGCAATACGGTCTCCGACTGCGCCAATGGCGGCATCCTCGTGCATCGCTGGCAGCAAGCGGAGGACGGCACGATCGTCAGCGGCAACCGCGTGGAGCGCATCGGCGCGAGGAGCGGCGGCACCGGCCAGAACGGCAACGGCATCAACGCCTTCCGCGCCGGCAATGTCGTCATATCGGGCAACATCGTCTCGGACTGCGCCTTCTCGGCGATCCGCGCCAACAGCTCCAGCAATCTGCAGGTCACCGGCAACACCTGCTCGCGCTCGGGCGAGACGGCGCTCTATTCCGAATTCTCCTTCGAGGGCGTCATCATCGGCAACAACATCATAGACGGTGCGGCCAACGGTATTTCGATCGTCAATTTCAACGAAGGCGGCCGCATGGGCGTGTGCTCGAACAACATCGTGCGCAATCTCTCGACCGTCGGCCCCTACCCCGCCGACGCGCCCGGCTTCGGCGTCGGCATCAGCGTCGAGGCCGACACCACGGTGTCCGCCAATGTCGTCGAGAACGCGCCGCTCTACGGCATGCAGATCGGCTGGGGGCCGTATCTGCGCAATGTCGTGGCCACCGGCAACATCATCCGCAAGGCCGGAACCGGCATTGCCGTCTCGGTGGTCGAAGGCGCGGGAACGGCGATCATCTCCGACAATGTCATCGACGGCGCGCTGAACGGCGCCATCATCGGCCAGCGCTGGGCGGAGCCGGCAACCGGCGACCTCGCCCAGTCAACTAGCACGGGGCACGGCCATCTGGCCGTCGAGCGCAATCACGTCAGCTAG
- a CDS encoding type II toxin-antitoxin system death-on-curing family toxin, giving the protein MSWEFLSRRAVEAMHAEQLRRHGGAQGLRDENALESALARAENKANYGDPSVEDLAAAYFFGIARNHAFVDGNKRTAMVAAGAFLIINGYSLTADNGTVYEFVMGVAAGEIDEAGAAAFFRDHVVKLED; this is encoded by the coding sequence ATGAGCTGGGAGTTTCTGTCGCGTCGCGCCGTCGAAGCGATGCATGCGGAGCAGTTGCGCCGCCATGGCGGCGCCCAAGGTTTGAGAGACGAGAATGCTCTCGAATCCGCGCTCGCCCGTGCCGAGAACAAGGCCAACTATGGAGATCCGTCGGTCGAGGATTTAGCGGCGGCCTATTTCTTCGGCATTGCCAGGAACCATGCTTTCGTCGATGGCAACAAGCGTACGGCCATGGTCGCCGCGGGCGCTTTCCTGATCATCAACGGCTACAGCCTTACGGCAGACAACGGAACGGTCTACGAATTCGTGATGGGCGTTGCCGCAGGCGAGATCGACGAGGCGGGCGCGGCAGCCTTCTTCCGCGACCACGTCGTCAAGCTCGAGGATTAG
- the choX gene encoding choline ABC transporter substrate-binding protein, translating to MSRRTIFAAGFGLVAFLSTGVAFAADPASCKKVRLSDVGWTDIQATTGIASVLLTALGYEPESTQLSVPVTLASLKNKDVDVFLGNWMPSMTNEVKPYLDEKTIESVSTNLEGAGYGIVVPTYVADAGVKTLTDLGKFKDRFGAKIYGIEAGNDGNRIILDMIKNPKDNLEGFELVESSEAGMLTQAEQSMKNNEWIVFLGWTPHPVMGEMKLTYLDGMGDSGFGAAIVHTLVRAGYLTECPNAGKFVSNLKFNLGMEGVMMDAILKGAEANTAATDWLKANPDAVTPWLAGVTTFDGGDAAAAVKTALQ from the coding sequence ATGTCGCGTAGAACCATTTTCGCCGCCGGCTTTGGCCTGGTGGCTTTCCTGTCCACGGGCGTGGCCTTCGCCGCCGACCCGGCGAGTTGCAAAAAGGTGCGCCTGTCAGACGTCGGCTGGACGGACATCCAGGCGACCACGGGCATCGCCTCCGTCCTCCTGACCGCGCTCGGCTACGAGCCCGAATCGACCCAGCTCTCCGTGCCGGTGACCTTGGCCTCGCTGAAGAACAAGGACGTCGACGTCTTCCTCGGTAACTGGATGCCGTCGATGACCAACGAAGTGAAGCCCTATCTCGACGAAAAGACGATCGAGTCGGTCAGCACGAACCTCGAAGGCGCCGGTTACGGCATCGTCGTGCCGACTTATGTAGCTGATGCCGGTGTCAAGACGCTTACCGACCTCGGCAAGTTCAAGGACAGGTTCGGCGCCAAGATCTACGGCATCGAGGCTGGCAATGACGGCAACCGCATCATCCTCGACATGATCAAGAACCCGAAGGACAATCTGGAAGGCTTCGAACTGGTGGAGTCGTCGGAAGCCGGTATGCTGACCCAGGCTGAGCAGTCGATGAAGAACAACGAGTGGATCGTCTTCCTTGGCTGGACGCCGCACCCGGTGATGGGCGAGATGAAGCTCACCTATCTCGACGGCATGGGCGATTCCGGTTTCGGCGCCGCCATCGTCCACACCCTCGTGCGCGCCGGCTATCTGACCGAATGTCCGAATGCAGGCAAGTTCGTCTCCAATCTGAAATTCAACCTGGGTATGGAAGGCGTGATGATGGATGCTATCCTGAAGGGTGCCGAAGCCAACACTGCGGCGACCGACTGGCTGAAGGCCAACCCGGACGCTGTCACTCCATGGCTTGCCGGCGTCACGACCTTCGACGGTGGCGATGCGGCCGCCGCGGTGAAGACCGCGCTGCAATAG
- the scpA gene encoding methylmalonyl-CoA mutase, which produces MIPDFSQIGWSAPRRAPVELKGQRMTPEGIAVKHLYTQGDLKGLANLDTYPGLPPFVRGPYPTMYVQQPWTIRQYAGFSTAEESNAFYRRNLAAGQKGLSVAFDLATHRGYDSDHPRVAGDVGMAGVAIDSILDMRQLFDGIPLGEMTVSMTMNGAVLPVMALYIVAAEEQGVAEKDLAGTIQNDILKEFMVRNTYIYPPKPSMRIVSDIFAYTSRHMPKFNSISISGYHMQEAGATADLELAYTIADGIEYARAGVAAGLDIDRFAPRLSFFWAVGMDFFMEVAKLRAARLLWSSLMAKNFSPKDERSLSLRTHCQTSGWSLTAQDPYNNITRTMIEAMAATQGHTQSLHTNSFDEAMALPTDHSARVARNTQLILQKESGTTRIVDPWGGSAFVERLTHDLAARALAHIEEVESLGGMAAAIEQGIPKLRIEEAAARTQARIDSGEQVLVGVNAHRPQTDIAVDVLKIDNAEVKARQLAKLQRLKGTRDVGAVESALAALTRAAESDGNLLEFAIRAARANATVGEISLALEKVFGRHVASVQTISGVYRDALGDNPALEKLQDKIEAFEKTSGGKPRILVAKMGQDGHDRGQKVIATAFADLGFDVTVGPMFQTPEEIAKLAVQHDVHIIGASSLAAGHLTLIPELREALKKLGHGDMLIVAGGVIPPQDYDAVLKAGAAEIFPPGTVIPEAADRLMDRLLAAA; this is translated from the coding sequence ATGATCCCCGATTTCAGCCAGATCGGCTGGTCCGCGCCTCGGCGTGCGCCGGTCGAGCTCAAGGGCCAGCGGATGACGCCGGAAGGCATCGCCGTCAAACATCTCTATACGCAGGGCGATCTCAAAGGGCTGGCGAACCTCGATACCTATCCGGGCCTGCCGCCTTTCGTGCGCGGCCCCTACCCGACAATGTATGTCCAGCAGCCATGGACGATCCGGCAATATGCGGGGTTTTCGACGGCGGAGGAATCCAACGCCTTCTACCGGCGCAACCTCGCCGCCGGGCAGAAGGGCCTGTCGGTCGCCTTCGACCTTGCCACCCATCGCGGCTATGACAGCGACCATCCGCGCGTCGCCGGCGATGTCGGCATGGCGGGCGTGGCGATCGACTCCATCCTCGACATGCGCCAGCTGTTTGACGGCATCCCGCTCGGCGAAATGACGGTGTCGATGACGATGAACGGCGCGGTGCTGCCGGTCATGGCGCTCTACATCGTCGCGGCCGAAGAACAGGGCGTTGCCGAGAAGGATCTCGCTGGAACCATCCAGAACGACATCCTGAAGGAGTTCATGGTCCGCAACACCTACATCTATCCGCCGAAACCCTCGATGCGGATCGTGTCGGACATTTTCGCCTACACCTCGCGGCACATGCCGAAGTTCAATTCGATCTCGATCTCCGGCTACCACATGCAGGAGGCGGGCGCGACGGCCGACCTGGAGCTCGCCTACACCATCGCCGACGGCATCGAGTATGCCCGCGCCGGTGTCGCCGCCGGGCTCGATATCGACCGCTTCGCGCCGCGGCTGTCCTTCTTCTGGGCGGTCGGCATGGACTTCTTCATGGAGGTCGCCAAGCTGCGGGCCGCACGCCTGCTGTGGTCGAGCCTGATGGCGAAGAACTTTTCGCCGAAGGACGAGCGCTCGCTGTCGCTGCGCACCCATTGCCAGACGTCCGGATGGTCGCTGACAGCGCAGGATCCGTACAACAACATCACCCGCACGATGATCGAGGCGATGGCGGCGACGCAAGGCCACACGCAGTCGCTGCACACCAATTCCTTCGACGAGGCGATGGCGCTGCCGACCGACCATTCGGCCCGCGTCGCCCGCAACACGCAGCTTATCCTGCAGAAGGAATCCGGCACCACGCGCATCGTCGATCCCTGGGGCGGCTCGGCCTTCGTCGAGCGCCTGACGCATGATCTCGCGGCGCGCGCGCTCGCCCATATCGAGGAGGTCGAGAGCCTTGGCGGCATGGCCGCGGCGATCGAGCAAGGCATTCCCAAGCTGCGCATCGAGGAAGCGGCCGCCCGCACCCAGGCGCGCATCGATTCCGGCGAGCAGGTGCTGGTCGGCGTCAACGCGCACCGGCCTCAGACCGACATCGCGGTCGACGTGCTCAAGATCGACAATGCCGAGGTCAAGGCCCGGCAACTGGCGAAGCTGCAGCGGCTGAAAGGCACGCGCGACGTCGGCGCGGTCGAAAGCGCGCTTGCCGCGCTGACCCGCGCGGCCGAGAGCGACGGGAACCTGCTTGAATTCGCCATCCGCGCGGCGCGCGCCAACGCGACCGTCGGCGAGATTTCGCTGGCGCTGGAAAAGGTCTTCGGGCGCCATGTCGCCTCGGTGCAGACGATCTCCGGCGTCTACCGCGATGCGCTCGGCGACAATCCGGCGCTCGAAAAGCTGCAGGACAAGATCGAGGCGTTCGAGAAGACGTCCGGCGGCAAGCCGCGCATCCTGGTCGCCAAGATGGGACAGGACGGCCACGACCGCGGCCAGAAGGTGATCGCCACCGCCTTTGCCGATCTCGGCTTCGACGTCACCGTCGGTCCGATGTTCCAGACGCCGGAGGAGATCGCGAAACTGGCGGTCCAGCATGACGTCCACATCATCGGCGCCTCCTCGCTGGCGGCGGGACACCTGACGCTCATTCCGGAGCTCAGGGAGGCGCTGAAGAAGCTCGGCCATGGCGACATGCTGATCGTCGCCGGCGGTGTCATTCCGCCTCAGGATTATGACGCCGTGCTCAAAGCTGGAGCGGCGGAAATCTTCCCGCCGGGCACTGTCATTCCGGAGGCGGCGGACAGGCTTATGGACCGACTGCTGGCTGCAGCATAA
- a CDS encoding AbrB/MazE/SpoVT family DNA-binding domain-containing protein, protein MNTTIRKIGNSEGVILPKELLDRLNMKAGDQLQIVETDKGIALEPVDDSFERQMEAARRVMDKYKVALQKLAE, encoded by the coding sequence ATGAACACCACCATTCGCAAGATCGGCAATTCCGAAGGCGTTATCCTGCCTAAAGAGCTTCTCGACCGCTTGAACATGAAGGCGGGCGACCAGCTTCAGATCGTCGAGACGGACAAAGGCATTGCCCTTGAACCGGTGGACGACAGCTTCGAGCGGCAGATGGAAGCTGCCCGCAGGGTCATGGATAAGTACAAGGTTGCGCTTCAGAAGCTCGCCGAATGA
- a CDS encoding sterol desaturase family protein: protein MDDLEYGKRDKRGDWKPNAALEVVPFWTWPLRLPKILAWLPGYIWPWNAFHMATALLYWFYIVPGVETMKTISWGWVLWLYAVNAAAIFVFYGIFELRYFIQRAQATRFKYNHKFPSDTPSDVFWFQSQNLDNFLRSFFITIPLWTVVEVVFLWCFAKGYVPWLGWADHPVYLAALVLIAPAIHEVHFFFIHRLIHWGPLYRWIHSVHHNSINPSPWSSLSMHPVEGFLYHAVVFWHLVIPSNPIVALFQLHVAGFGAVNGHLGFEKLELTEDTAVSSHAYAHYLHHKYFEVNYGGDGLIPLDRWFGTWHDGTKQGDALMDARFQKKRERVNARA from the coding sequence ATGGACGATCTCGAATACGGCAAGCGCGACAAACGCGGCGACTGGAAGCCGAACGCCGCCCTCGAGGTCGTGCCGTTCTGGACCTGGCCACTGAGGCTGCCGAAAATCCTGGCTTGGCTGCCCGGCTATATCTGGCCGTGGAATGCCTTCCACATGGCGACCGCGCTGCTTTACTGGTTCTACATTGTCCCTGGCGTCGAGACGATGAAGACGATCAGCTGGGGCTGGGTGCTGTGGCTCTATGCCGTCAACGCCGCCGCGATCTTCGTCTTCTACGGCATCTTCGAGCTGCGCTATTTCATCCAGCGCGCTCAGGCGACCCGGTTCAAGTACAATCACAAATTCCCGAGCGATACGCCGTCCGACGTCTTCTGGTTCCAGAGCCAGAACCTCGACAATTTCCTGCGCTCGTTCTTCATCACCATCCCGCTTTGGACCGTGGTCGAGGTCGTCTTCCTGTGGTGCTTCGCAAAGGGATATGTGCCGTGGCTCGGCTGGGCAGACCATCCTGTCTATCTCGCGGCACTGGTTTTGATCGCGCCGGCGATCCACGAGGTGCACTTCTTCTTCATCCACCGCCTGATCCATTGGGGACCGCTCTATCGCTGGATCCATTCGGTCCACCACAACTCGATCAACCCGTCGCCATGGTCGTCGCTGTCGATGCATCCGGTGGAAGGGTTCCTCTATCATGCGGTTGTCTTCTGGCACCTCGTGATCCCGTCCAACCCGATCGTCGCGCTGTTCCAGCTGCATGTCGCGGGCTTTGGCGCCGTCAACGGCCATCTCGGCTTCGAGAAACTGGAGCTGACCGAGGACACGGCCGTTTCGAGCCACGCCTATGCGCATTACCTGCACCACAAATACTTCGAGGTGAACTACGGCGGCGACGGGCTGATCCCGCTCGATAGGTGGTTCGGCACCTGGCACGACGGCACCAAGCAGGGCGATGCCCTGATGGACG
- the greA gene encoding transcription elongation factor GreA gives MSRAFTREEDSENAIAGVGERPISTHRNLVTERGLAMIEDNLAELRDILAKAERKGDRERIAVVSRDLRYWTARRENAELSAPEPGSDVVRFGMGVTLEGDDGKKVHWRIVGEDEADPSKGSISHVSPMAVALFGKKVGDVAAVNGKEWEITKLSDG, from the coding sequence ATGAGCAGAGCTTTCACCCGCGAAGAAGACAGCGAGAATGCCATCGCCGGCGTCGGCGAGCGGCCGATCAGCACGCACCGCAATCTGGTGACGGAGCGCGGCCTAGCGATGATCGAGGACAATCTCGCTGAATTGCGCGACATTCTGGCGAAGGCCGAAAGGAAGGGCGACCGCGAACGGATTGCCGTCGTGTCGCGCGACCTGCGCTACTGGACCGCGCGGCGCGAGAACGCCGAGCTTTCCGCGCCGGAGCCGGGCAGCGACGTGGTCCGCTTCGGCATGGGCGTCACGCTGGAAGGCGACGACGGCAAGAAGGTGCACTGGCGCATCGTCGGCGAGGACGAGGCCGATCCGTCAAAGGGTAGCATTTCCCATGTCTCGCCGATGGCCGTGGCGCTGTTCGGCAAGAAGGTCGGCGACGTGGCTGCGGTCAACGGCAAGGAATGGGAGATCACCAAGCTTTCGGACGGCTAA
- a CDS encoding LacI family DNA-binding transcriptional regulator, producing MDQRKRPTIKDVAAEAKVSVATVNRVLGGSDAVRQGTRERVMLAAEQIGFYGTGALRSRVAAARPRYKFGFLLHQPGRVFYRNTAEALRAAAQGVVDAEIDVRTEFLDDLSPQNIASRMLALGAECDAIGVVAAVHPLVIQAVDALHARNVPVFALISQISATGQVHYVGLDNWKVGRTAAWVFEHVCQAPGKLGILVGNHRYRCQEMNESGFRSYFREHAPGFTLLEPLPTFESSAIAQEMTEKLLTDNPDLSGLYVAGGGITGAIAALRASGRAGSLVVVGYEMMDVTREALLDGTLTFVIAHPLSRLANEVMAGMVRAVSAPNEGGNVTTILPFDIYTRENI from the coding sequence ATGGATCAGCGCAAGCGACCGACCATCAAGGATGTTGCCGCCGAGGCGAAAGTCTCGGTCGCCACCGTCAACCGAGTGCTCGGCGGTTCGGACGCCGTGCGCCAGGGGACGCGAGAGCGCGTCATGCTGGCGGCGGAGCAGATCGGTTTTTATGGCACCGGCGCGCTGAGGAGCCGTGTCGCGGCAGCGCGGCCGCGTTACAAGTTCGGCTTCCTGCTGCACCAGCCCGGCCGCGTCTTCTATCGCAACACCGCCGAAGCGCTGCGCGCGGCGGCCCAGGGCGTTGTCGACGCCGAAATAGACGTGCGAACGGAGTTCCTGGACGATCTATCGCCGCAGAACATTGCATCGCGGATGCTGGCACTGGGCGCCGAATGCGACGCGATCGGGGTGGTGGCGGCGGTGCACCCGCTCGTCATCCAGGCGGTCGACGCGCTACATGCCCGCAATGTGCCGGTCTTCGCGCTGATTTCGCAGATATCGGCGACCGGCCAGGTCCACTATGTCGGCCTGGACAATTGGAAAGTTGGGCGCACCGCCGCCTGGGTGTTCGAACATGTTTGCCAGGCGCCGGGCAAACTCGGAATCCTCGTCGGCAATCACCGCTATCGTTGCCAGGAAATGAACGAAAGCGGCTTCCGCTCCTATTTCCGCGAGCACGCGCCGGGCTTCACTCTGCTCGAGCCGCTGCCGACTTTCGAGTCGAGCGCCATCGCGCAGGAGATGACGGAGAAGCTGCTCACCGACAACCCGGATCTGTCGGGCCTCTATGTCGCCGGTGGCGGCATCACAGGCGCCATTGCAGCGCTGCGCGCCAGCGGACGGGCCGGCAGCCTCGTCGTCGTCGGTTATGAGATGATGGATGTGACCCGCGAAGCACTGCTCGATGGCACACTGACCTTCGTCATCGCGCATCCGCTTTCCCGCCTGGCCAATGAGGTGATGGCCGGCATGGTCCGCGCCGTCTCCGCACCGAATGAAGGCGGCAACGTCACGACCATCCTGCCCTTCGACATCTACACGCGCGAGAACATCTAG
- a CDS encoding helicase HerA-like C-terminal domain-containing protein, with protein sequence MADDESIFIGASRKPDDSYQRPEQLLLQYGNRHGLITGATGTGKTVSLQILAEGFSNAGVPVFCADIKGDLSGIAMMGEAKDFLVKRAEQVKLDPYDFQEFPVIFWDLFGEQGHPIRATISEMGPLLLSRLMNLTEAQEGIMNIAFRIADEEGLLLLDLKDLQALLANVAERADELSARYGNVTKPSVGAIQRTLLVLEQQGAANFFGEPALRIADIMRTTRDGRGAISVLAADKLMMNPRLYATFLLWLMSELFEEMPEVGDPERPKLVFFFDEAHLLFEDAPKVLIDRVEQVVRLIRSKGVGVYFVTQNPLDIPEKVLAQLGNRVQHALRAYTPREQQAVRTAAETFRPNPDFDCMTAITQLATGEALVSTLEAKGVPSMVQRTLIRPPSSRLGPITPDERRQLVAESPVSGQYDQTIDRESAFEMLQKKAREAQEAEQQAQQADSGRSRWTIPGFGDDPAPQSGGRRAPAPRPSNRQTVAEAAIKSVVRSVGSSVGRAIVRGILGSLARGR encoded by the coding sequence ATGGCTGACGACGAGAGCATTTTCATCGGCGCCAGCCGCAAGCCCGACGACAGCTACCAGCGCCCCGAACAGCTTCTGCTGCAATATGGCAACCGCCACGGCCTGATCACCGGCGCCACCGGCACCGGCAAGACGGTCAGCCTGCAGATCCTCGCCGAAGGCTTTTCCAACGCCGGCGTGCCGGTGTTCTGTGCCGACATCAAGGGCGATCTTTCCGGCATCGCCATGATGGGCGAGGCCAAGGATTTCCTGGTCAAGCGCGCCGAGCAGGTGAAGCTCGATCCCTACGACTTCCAGGAATTCCCGGTCATCTTCTGGGACCTGTTCGGCGAACAGGGCCATCCGATCCGCGCCACCATCTCGGAGATGGGGCCGCTGCTGCTCTCGCGCCTGATGAACCTCACCGAGGCGCAGGAAGGCATCATGAACATCGCCTTCCGCATCGCCGACGAGGAAGGCCTGCTTTTGCTAGACCTCAAGGACCTGCAGGCGCTGCTCGCCAACGTCGCCGAGCGCGCTGACGAGCTCAGCGCCCGCTACGGCAATGTGACGAAGCCGTCCGTCGGCGCCATCCAGCGCACCCTCCTGGTGCTGGAGCAACAGGGCGCGGCGAACTTCTTCGGCGAGCCGGCGCTGCGCATCGCCGACATCATGCGCACCACCCGCGACGGCCGTGGCGCGATCAGCGTGCTCGCCGCCGACAAGCTGATGATGAACCCGCGCCTCTACGCCACCTTCCTGCTCTGGCTGATGTCGGAACTGTTCGAGGAAATGCCCGAGGTCGGCGATCCCGAAAGGCCGAAGCTGGTCTTCTTCTTCGACGAGGCGCATCTGTTGTTCGAGGACGCGCCGAAGGTGCTGATCGACCGCGTCGAGCAGGTGGTGCGGCTGATCCGCTCCAAGGGCGTCGGCGTCTATTTCGTCACCCAGAACCCGCTGGATATTCCCGAAAAGGTCCTGGCCCAGCTCGGCAACCGCGTCCAGCACGCGCTGCGCGCCTATACACCGCGCGAGCAGCAGGCCGTGCGGACGGCGGCCGAGACGTTCCGCCCCAACCCCGATTTCGACTGCATGACCGCGATCACCCAGCTCGCCACCGGCGAGGCGCTGGTTTCGACGCTGGAGGCCAAGGGCGTGCCGTCCATGGTCCAGCGCACGCTGATCCGGCCGCCGTCGTCGCGGCTTGGCCCGATCACGCCGGACGAGCGCCGCCAGCTGGTCGCGGAAAGCCCGGTCTCCGGCCAGTACGACCAGACCATCGACCGCGAATCGGCCTTCGAGATGTTGCAGAAGAAGGCCAGGGAGGCGCAGGAGGCCGAGCAGCAGGCGCAACAGGCCGATAGCGGCCGCTCGCGCTGGACCATTCCCGGTTTCGGCGACGATCCCGCCCCGCAGTCCGGCGGCCGCCGGGCGCCGGCGCCGCGCCCCTCCAATCGCCAGACGGTGGCTGAAGCGGCGATCAAGTCGGTGGTGCGCTCGGTCGGCTCGTCCGTCGGCCGCGCGATCGTGCGCGGGATTCTGGGCAGCCTGGCCAGGGGGCGGTGA